Genomic DNA from Gimesia aquarii:
CGCCGGATTAGGCAGGATATCGCTCATTGAACAGGCTGTGCTAACGTCACCTCCCAAAAATATGCTGGAAGTGATGCAATTTGGGCCAGCTGACTATGTTGGAAATAATGAATCCTATGCCTGGTCCTGGGCACTCACACAGTTTTTTGATAAACATCCTCGCTATGCAAAACAATTTCGAGAATTGTCTCGACACATGCAGGGGAGAGCATTTTCACAAAAGATTCAGCAATTGATCAAGGATGATTTTACGAAGATCAATGACGCCTGGTTGTTATTTGCTAAAAACCTGCAACCAGGTTATGACTTTGAGCGAGCAGCCATTTCATTTCGTCCAGGACAGCAGTTAGATCAGGCAAATTCATTTGCGGTTGCGAAAATTGCCAGCGATCGTGGCTGGCAATCGAGTGGGATTCGTGTCAAAAAAGGCGATACATATGAACTGATCGCCAAAGGAATGTTTAGCCTGGCAGAGAAACCAAAACCCTGGATGAGTACTGCAGACGGAATCAGTTTTCGTTATTTTAAAGGACAGCCACTCGGACGATTAATCATGTTGATTCGGCCGGACTCTGTTTCAGGAATTTCTGATCGACTTTCAATTTTAGAGGAGTATCCTCTGGGAGCAAGTGCAACCTGGATGGCTCCCGTTTCCGGAACGATTTACTTTCGACTCAATGATGCATGGGATGAACTGGGAGATAACGAAGGCAGTGTTTCGGTCACCGTCACTCGAAAGTAAAAAGTAATTGTTTAAATTGTGGTCAGATTGGGAGCAGTTTCTTCTCGCTAATATAATCAACACCGTTAACTACCAAGCCAGACGACAGGAATACAAGATGTCAGATCAATCGTACAAGTTTATTGATTTACAAGACCAAACTTCGCGGAGAAATTTTTTCAAGCAGGTTACCGCGTCTGCACTGGCAGGAAGTCTGGTTTCCCCTCTTACTGCAAAGTCAGCAGAGGGACAGACAGAGTCTTCCAAAAGTAAGATTAAAAAAGCGGTCAAATATCAGATGATTCTGGAGAAAATTTCGGTTCTCGATAAGTTCAAAATGTTAAAAGATCTGGGATTCGATGGGACGGAGATTCATTATCGCACGAAAGTGGATCCGAAAGAGGTCAGAAAAGCTATTGATGCCACTGGAGTCCAAGTACATGGATTTCTAAACAGTAGTCGTGATGAGTTGAAAGATTCGATTGATCAAGCGAAGTACTATGGTGGGACAAGCGTGCTGGTTGTGGCAGGACGCGTTGATCAGAAAAACCCTTATGATGTTGTTTACCAGCAACAGCAAACCAAGCTACGAAAGCACCTGCCGTATGCAGAAAAGCAGGGCATCGAATTATTAGTCGAAAATGTCTGGAATAATTTTCTGCTTAGCCCATTAGAGATGGCGCGTTTCATCGACGAGTTGGAGAGTCCTGCTGCTGGAGTTTATTTTGATGTGGGAAATGTGGTTCGCTTTGGCTGGCCAGATCAATGGATTCGTGTGCTTGGTCCACGGATTGTAAAACTGGACATCAAAGAATATAGCCGTAAAAAACAAATCGACGAAGGGCTCTGGAAGGGTTTTCAAGTGGAGCTCAACGAAGGAGACTGTGATTGGCCATCGGTACGTAAGGCCTTACTAGATATTGGATACACTCAAGGTTGGGCGACCGCTGAAGTAAAAGGAGGCGATCGTCAAAGATTACAGGATATTTCAGAACGCATGGATCGTGCTCTTGATCTTGCCTGATCCAGAGTTGATAATAAGTTAAGACAATTAAGAAGTGACTTCCCTTTAATTGTCTCCCGCAAACATCCTACCACTGGCGAACTCGATGGAAATGGTTCGCATTATCGAAGACAGAATTCAATATCATCCTGAATGAAAGGTCTTTCCTGTGAACGAACATGCCTCCGATCAACAACCATTACAAGCACGTCGTAAATTTTTGAAACAATCATTGGGGACACTCGCAACGACAGGACTTGTGGTGAATCCTGCACTCACATCGGGGGCTTTTGCTGCCAGTTCAGAAATGATCAAAGTGGGACTGGTTGGTTGTGGTGGTCGAGGGACCGGTGCCGCCGCCCAAACATTGAGGGCTGATCCGAATGTGGAATTGGTTGCGATGGCTGATTCTTTTGGTGACCATCTTGAGAAAAGTTATCAGAATCTCAAGAAGACCGAAGTTCAGGACCGTGTGAAAGTAGATGCGGAACACAAATTTGTCGGATTTGATGCATTTCAGAAGTTAATTGATTCCGGTGTTGATCTGGTACTCCTGGCAACGCCGCCTCATTTCCGCCCTCAGCATTTAAAAGCCTGTATTGATGCCAATAAACATGTTTTTTGCGAAAAACCTGTAGCTGTGGACGCTCCCGGAATTCGTTCGGTTTTAAAATCGACAGCAGAAGCCAAACAGAAAAATTTAACGATTGTTTCCGGGCTTTGCTGGCGTTATGAAACCGGTATGCAACAAATGGTTGATAAGATTCATAATGGTGGGATTGGCGATATTATTTCACTACATAGTACTCGCTATCTTGGTGGGGTTGCCAAAATGGTGAAGCGAAAACCTGAGTGGTCTGATATGGAATACCAAATGCGTAACTGGTATTACTACACTTGGCTCTCTGGTGATTTTAACACAGAACAGTTTGTGCATGAATTGGATAAACAGTCCTGGGTGATGGGCGAGTATCCCGTGCGTTGTTATAGCGTGGGGGGGCGACAAACGCGTACTGGTGAAGACTACGGTCATATTTATGATCACTTCAGTACGGTTTATGAGTATGCCAACGGAGCCAAATACGTTGCGTCTACGCGACACCAGCAAGGTTGCAGTTCCATGTTCGTGGATACTGTTTCTGGTACGGAAGGTACAGCGACTCTGATGAAGTATCGAATCGAAGGGAAAAATCCCTGGAAGGGAGCCCGCCGACGTACCAATATGCATCAATTGGAACACAACGAAATGTATAAGGCACTCCGAAATGGCGACGTCATCAATAACGGTGAATACATGGCCAACAGCTCGATGATGGGAATTATTGCTCGGATGTCCGCTTATACCGGCAAAACACTCACTTGGGAACAAGCCATGAATTCAAAGGAAGATCTCTCTCCTGAGAAATACGATATGGCAATGTCTTTACCGACACCTGAAGTCGCCACACCTGGAGTGACTCCATTTGTTTAATCTGCTTTTGAAATGAAGCGAGTTCAGGTATATTGAACAACCGGCGTGAATGATACATGCCGGTTGTTTTTTTTGAATATAAAACAGTTCCATAAACTAATTATATGCTGTGTATTTTTTATCCAGGAGGATGTGATGAGGTCGCTCGCTGATTCACTTCTATATTTAGTTATCATGATTTCAACCTGTTTGATTCAAAATGATGCTCGATTATGGGCAGGTAAGAAGTCGGCAGAACAGAAACCGGCAGAGTCAAAACTTACGCTCTCTCGTGAAAAGAATATGCTCTATATTCATGGAGATCGTATTCCGGGTGGAAGAATCCCCATCTATTATCTGGAAGCTT
This window encodes:
- a CDS encoding sugar phosphate isomerase/epimerase family protein; translation: MSDQSYKFIDLQDQTSRRNFFKQVTASALAGSLVSPLTAKSAEGQTESSKSKIKKAVKYQMILEKISVLDKFKMLKDLGFDGTEIHYRTKVDPKEVRKAIDATGVQVHGFLNSSRDELKDSIDQAKYYGGTSVLVVAGRVDQKNPYDVVYQQQQTKLRKHLPYAEKQGIELLVENVWNNFLLSPLEMARFIDELESPAAGVYFDVGNVVRFGWPDQWIRVLGPRIVKLDIKEYSRKKQIDEGLWKGFQVELNEGDCDWPSVRKALLDIGYTQGWATAEVKGGDRQRLQDISERMDRALDLA
- a CDS encoding Gfo/Idh/MocA family protein; its protein translation is MNEHASDQQPLQARRKFLKQSLGTLATTGLVVNPALTSGAFAASSEMIKVGLVGCGGRGTGAAAQTLRADPNVELVAMADSFGDHLEKSYQNLKKTEVQDRVKVDAEHKFVGFDAFQKLIDSGVDLVLLATPPHFRPQHLKACIDANKHVFCEKPVAVDAPGIRSVLKSTAEAKQKNLTIVSGLCWRYETGMQQMVDKIHNGGIGDIISLHSTRYLGGVAKMVKRKPEWSDMEYQMRNWYYYTWLSGDFNTEQFVHELDKQSWVMGEYPVRCYSVGGRQTRTGEDYGHIYDHFSTVYEYANGAKYVASTRHQQGCSSMFVDTVSGTEGTATLMKYRIEGKNPWKGARRRTNMHQLEHNEMYKALRNGDVINNGEYMANSSMMGIIARMSAYTGKTLTWEQAMNSKEDLSPEKYDMAMSLPTPEVATPGVTPFV